The DNA region TTAACAGCTGATCGTCCCCTTGAATTGCGTAATGTTGGTGCACCACAGACAATTGATCAAAATAAAATATTTGATAATTTCACTAAGTATTATGAAGAATTACATTTACCAGAGGAAAATGAAAATATGTACCGTTATGTGCGTGTAGTTATGCAAAAGGCATATTCAAATGCTATGTCAAAAGAATATGGTGTAGTCCATATTAATGTACCACTTAGAGAACCTTTAATCCCGGAGTTTAAAAAGGTGGATTTTACTAAAGGACGATTTGAAAACAAATTTGAATATATAGAAGGTGAAAACCAAGTTATTTTTGAACCTTCAATTCTTAAGAATAAGAGTGGTATTATCATTTGTGGGGGAGATGCCTATTCAAATTATCATAAGGAAGTTATAGAATTAGGAGAACGATTAAAAGCACCTGTATTAGCAGATCCAATTTCCAATTTTAGAAATTATTCAAAAGATATTATTGTTGATAGCTATGATGCTTTTTTAAAAAATGATGATATTAAAAGAGAATTGAAGCCTGAGTTTATCATTCACTTTGGGCAAGTGACTGTATCAAAACGCCTTCAACAATTTTTGTCTATGCATAAAGATGCTCTATACCTACAAGTATCTGAAACATTTTACTACCATAATCCAGCTCTGTCTACGAAAAAATATATTGTTTCATCACCAAGAGTGTTTGCTCAGTGTATTTCTATAGAAAATAGCAATACAGCTTACTTATCCAAATGGTTAAATTATCAAAATCAAATGCGAAAACAATTAAATAGATCTAAGGAGGAAGTGAAGTTGTTTGAAGGAAAATTGATTCAAAAGATGCAAAATATGATTCCAGATGGAAGTAGATTAGTTGTTTCAAATAGTATGGCAATTCGTGATGTGGATTATTTCTTTGAAGCACGGAATCAAAATATCAAGGTATTGTGCAACAGAGGGGCAAATGGAATAGATGGTATTGTCTCCACTGCGCTTGGAATATCTACATCAAATAAACCAACAGTATTGTTAACTGGAGATTTATCCTTTTATTATGATTTAAATGGATTGTTAATTGGCAAAGCTCATAATTTAAATTTAATTATTTTGTTGTTGAATAATAATGGCGGAGGTATATTTAGGTATTTACCACAAAGTAAAGAAAAGAATTTTGATTATTTATTTTTAACCCCTCATGATATAAACTTTGAAGGTATAAAAACTTTATATGATATAACATATTATAAGGCAATTGACTATAAATCATTTGAAAATGCCTTTAATGAGGCATTAATTTTAGACGGAATTAAACTTATTGAAGTAAAAATTGATTCTGAGCTAAGTAAGATGCTGCATGATAAATATGCAACTTTGTAAAATAAGTTATTATAAATATGAATCTTTCAGACTTAGAAAAGCTTATCTATTATATATTTTATGTTATATGGATTCATAATAGCTCCATAATTGAGTAGTACAATAAACATATAAAGAAAAAATAATTATGGGAGTGATATTAAATGAAAAATAAAATTTTGGTTTTAGTAATATCAGGTGTACTTATAGTAGGTAGTATTTCAGTTGCATATGTAAAGGGAAGAAATAATATAAGTTACAATAATATTAGTAGACAAATGATGAGTGCACAAAATATAGGATATCAATCAAATGATAGCTTTAATAATATGATAAAAATAATGCAAGATAATGGTTTTAGTGATGAAGCAAAGGCTATGCAAAATAAAGATTATAATGCTATGAACAAGTTTATGAATAATTTAAGTGATGATGATTATAAAAAAATGATTGATATAATGCAAAACAATGGATACGGATCTATGGCTAAGATGATGGAAACTGTGGGCAGAGGAAATATGACAAAAATGCATCAGGACATGATGGGAAGATAATATTGTGATTTATTGGTCATGTGAAAAGAGGAATGAGTAGTTATCTTTTTACATGACTTTTTTAATAATGATAAAGGTATGAACAATTTTTAACGTTACATTTCTTTATAAAATCTTTATAAGTATTTTGTACAACAAATCTTAAGAAAACAAAAATAGTGATAAATATATAACTTTGTATAATCCAATGATAGACTCAAATTAATTAAGATTAATGACAAGAAATTTAAGCATACTGACAAAATAAGAGAAATTCTAGGCTGCAGATCAAAGTAGAAGCTCTATTGCAGCTTCGTGTTATAAGGTTATATTATATCGATTATAATAAAAATTATAATTAAATTTAACTTTAAATTTAAAAAGATTAACAATTACATAACTTATAAATAGGCAGTATGTTATAACATAGCATTAGACATATGTTATTATTCGGTAGAAGAGGAAAATATAAATTTACATTTTATCTCCAACTCGGATAACAATGTTAACACATGCATGGAATTATAAAAAATATTAAAGGAGTGTTGCTATGAAAATTAGCAGAAGAGACTTCCTAAAGTGGTCTGTAGCTACAGCAGTAGCTCTAAATCTTGATTTAGATATGGGTAAAGTTAATACTGTACTTGCAGCAGAGACAGATCCTCCAGTTATCTGGCTAAATGGAGCTGGATGTTCAGGATGTACCATATCAACTTTAAATGTTACTAATCCAACAACTATTGATGATGTACTTTTAAACAAAATAAGCTTAAAGTACGATACTACACTTATGACACAATCAGGAGACTCTGCAATACAGACTCTTGATCAAGCTGCAAATACTTACAATGGCCAATTTATACTTGTAGTTGAAGGTGCAGTACCAACAGGTGCCAGTGGAAACTATTGTATAATTGGTGAACAAAATGGTTCGCCCTTAACAATGCAGCAGGCTGTATTGAAATATGGTCCTATGGCTAAATATGTAGTTTCAGCAGGAACTTGTGCAGCTTTTGGAGGAGTATCGGCAGCCAGCCCTAATAGTACTTCCTGCCAATCAGTAGAAACATTACTAAGTGGACAAACTGCTAATCCGGTTATAAACCTTTCAGGATGTCCAGTTCATCCAACAGTTATGGTTCAAACACTTTTGAATCTTATATTAACTGGAATGCCAGCTTTAGATAGCCAAAATAGACCAACTCAGTACTATGGAACTGCTCTTCACTTTAACTGTCCTAGACGTGGAACAGGATCTGCAGGTCAGCCAGGTGTATATGGATGTTACAAAAGCATAGGATGTAAAGGGCCAGGGTGTGAAAATGTATGTTCTACTATGCAGTGGAATAATGGAGTGAGTTTTTGTACTATATCAAATTATCCATGTATTGGTTGTGCTAATTCAACGTTCCCTACAAATCCATTGTGCTAATGATGACTATTAATTAAAAAGGAAGTAATGAGATACTGGTAGAATTATTGGGAATAGTGTACTCCTTCCACCTATGTGCAGGATGTTCAGTGCACGTGATGTTGCTTTAGGGAGTAGAAATGTCTAAATTTATAGTACAACCTTTAAGGATTTAATTATAAAATATAGATTATAATGAGAATTATGATTATATTTAACTTTAAATTAAAAAGAATTTAACCATTCCATAACTTATAAATAGGCAGCATGACATATCATAGTAGTGGGTGGGTGTATGTTATCATTTGGTAAAACGAGAAAATATAAACTTGTATTTTTATATTCAATTCGGATAACAATGCTAACCCATGCATGGAATTATAAAAAATAAATTTAAAGGAGTGTTACTATGAAAATTAGCAGAAGAGACTTTCTAAAGTGGTCTGCAGCTACAGCAGTAGCTCTAAATCTTGATTTAGATATGGGTAAAGTTAATACTGTACTTGCAGCAGAAACAGATCCTCCAGTTATCTGGTTAAATGGAGCTGGATGTTCAGGATGTACCATATCAACTTTAAATGTTACTAATCCAGCAACTATTGATAATGTACTTTTAAACAAGATAAGTTTA from Clostridium pasteurianum BC1 includes:
- a CDS encoding hydrogenase small subunit yields the protein MKISRRDFLKWSVATAVALNLDLDMGKVNTVLAAETDPPVIWLNGAGCSGCTISTLNVTNPTTIDDVLLNKISLKYDTTLMTQSGDSAIQTLDQAANTYNGQFILVVEGAVPTGASGNYCIIGEQNGSPLTMQQAVLKYGPMAKYVVSAGTCAAFGGVSAASPNSTSCQSVETLLSGQTANPVINLSGCPVHPTVMVQTLLNLILTGMPALDSQNRPTQYYGTALHFNCPRRGTGSAGQPGVYGCYKSIGCKGPGCENVCSTMQWNNGVSFCTISNYPCIGCANSTFPTNPLC
- the menD gene encoding 2-succinyl-5-enolpyruvyl-6-hydroxy-3-cyclohexene-1-carboxylic-acid synthase yields the protein MTNYIAALVDESYELGVRDVVISPGSRSTPLAYLFCEHNFNNFVNIDERSSAFFALGIAKEHERPVVLVCTSGSAAANYLPAIVEAKYSGVPLIVLTADRPLELRNVGAPQTIDQNKIFDNFTKYYEELHLPEENENMYRYVRVVMQKAYSNAMSKEYGVVHINVPLREPLIPEFKKVDFTKGRFENKFEYIEGENQVIFEPSILKNKSGIIICGGDAYSNYHKEVIELGERLKAPVLADPISNFRNYSKDIIVDSYDAFLKNDDIKRELKPEFIIHFGQVTVSKRLQQFLSMHKDALYLQVSETFYYHNPALSTKKYIVSSPRVFAQCISIENSNTAYLSKWLNYQNQMRKQLNRSKEEVKLFEGKLIQKMQNMIPDGSRLVVSNSMAIRDVDYFFEARNQNIKVLCNRGANGIDGIVSTALGISTSNKPTVLLTGDLSFYYDLNGLLIGKAHNLNLIILLLNNNGGGIFRYLPQSKEKNFDYLFLTPHDINFEGIKTLYDITYYKAIDYKSFENAFNEALILDGIKLIEVKIDSELSKMLHDKYATL